A genomic segment from Salvia hispanica cultivar TCC Black 2014 unplaced genomic scaffold, UniMelb_Shisp_WGS_1.0 HiC_scaffold_152, whole genome shotgun sequence encodes:
- the LOC125198480 gene encoding transcription repressor OFP15-like, with protein MKFPFPFKSSEITTTAAASSWSWPSCATSPRTRSFRAPDPHQHEASNRESAVASALRSERLFFEAGATSSALAEAESGGGGRESGSVLVVAVNSRDPFLDFRASMAEMVEGGGERDWGFLEALLEWYLRVNDESNHGYIVDAFVDLVMDEYSSSSASSIATDSFSSSSSSV; from the coding sequence ATGAAATTCCCATTTCCCTTCAAATCCAGCGAAATaaccaccaccgccgccgcgtCGTCGTGGTCGTGGCCCAGCTGCGCCACCTCCCCGAGAACACGCTCCTTCCGCGCCCCTGATCCACACCAACACGAAGCCTCAAATCGAGAATCCGCCGTGGCCAGCGCGCTGAGATCGGAGCGCCTCTTCTTCGAGGCCGGCGCGACGAGTTCCGCGCTGGCGGAGGCAGAATCAGGCGGCGGAGGTAGAGAATCAGGCTCGGTGTTGGTGGTGGCGGTGAATTCGAGGGATCCGTTTCTGGATTTTAGGGCTTCGATGGCGGAGATGGTGGAGGGCGGCGGGGAGAGGGATTGGGGGTTTTTGGAGGCGCTGCTGGAGTGGTATCTCAGAGTGAACGATGAGAGCAACCATGGATACATAGTTGATGCCTTTGTGGATTTGGTGATGGATGAATACAGCTCCTCTTCTGCTTCTTCAATTGCTACCGATTCGttttcttcgtcttcttcttctgtttGA
- the LOC125198479 gene encoding lipid droplet-associated hydrolase-like isoform X1 has translation MLLRLVSPISALLSNSRSNYPANCIHSKMGSESKSLIENKKSANYRLANISGFKTDLLEINSNEPKLHVLLIPGNPGVVSFYTEFLESLYELLGGTASVTGISHISQSKKDWESRRLFSLEEQIDHKISFIEQELQDVDIPIILVGHSIGSYISLEVLKRCHRKVTYCIGLYPFLAVNTASSTQTFIRRLAMSPALCTAASAIGALFGALPSELTGFLVKISVGKSWSSSAVEALCTHVLKYHTLRNVLYMAMTEFQTLPEKPDLEFITSKRSQIAFLFGLDDHWGPLQFYEEMKKQVPDASLDVEREGHTHAFSCTAAGSIWVAQHVSSLIRNHTQLAKSS, from the exons ATGCTTCTTAGGCTTGTCTCTCCCATTTCAGCACTTCTTTCCAACTCAAG GAGCAACTATCCGGCAAATTGTATCCACTCGAAAATGGGCAGTGAAAGCAAGAGTTTGATCGAGAACAAGAAAAGTGCTAATTACAGACTTGCCAATATTTCAGG ATTTAAGACGGATTTATTGGAGATTAATAGCAATGAGCCTAAGTTACATGTGTTGTTAATCCCAGGCAACCCAG GTGTTGTGTCATTTTACACAGAATTTTTGGAGTCATTGTATGAGCTATTGGGAGGGACTGCCTCTGTCACAG GTATTAGCCACATATCGCAGTCGAAAAAG GATTGGGAGTCTCGAAGGTTGTTCTCGTTAGAAGAACAAATTGATCACAAG ATAAGCTTTATTGAGCAGGAACTTCAAGATGTTGATATACCTATAATACTG GTTGGCCATTCCATTGGTTCGTATATATCTCTTGAAGTACTTAAGAGATGTCACAGGAAG GTTACATATTGCATTGGTTTGTACCCTTTTTTGGCTGTGAACACTGCATCCTCAACACAGACATTCATTAGAAGACTTGCAAT GTCTCCAGCTCTATGCACTGCAGCTAGTGCCATCGGGGCCTTGTTTGGAGCCCTCCCATCGGAGCTCACAGGATTCCTTGTAAAAATATCCGTTGGGAAGTCATGGTCTTCTTCCGCTGTTGAGGCTCTATGCACACACGTTCTGAAG TATCATACGCTACGAAATGTGCTGTATATGGCAATGACCGAATTTCAGAca CTACCAGAAAAACCAGATTTGGAATTCATCACGAGCAAAAGAAGCCAGattgcttttctttttggcCTCGATGATCACTGGGGTCCTTTACAATTTTATGAAGAG ATGAAAAAACAAGTACCCGATGCAAGTCTTGACGTTGAACGCGAGGGTCATACTCACGCTTTCTCCTGCACTGCAGCTGGCTCGATATGGGTTGCTCAGCACGTCTCGAGTTTGATCAGGAACCACACACAACTTGCAAAAAGCAGTTGA
- the LOC125198479 gene encoding lipid droplet-associated hydrolase-like isoform X2: MGSESKSLIENKKSANYRLANISGFKTDLLEINSNEPKLHVLLIPGNPGVVSFYTEFLESLYELLGGTASVTGISHISQSKKDWESRRLFSLEEQIDHKISFIEQELQDVDIPIILVGHSIGSYISLEVLKRCHRKVTYCIGLYPFLAVNTASSTQTFIRRLAMSPALCTAASAIGALFGALPSELTGFLVKISVGKSWSSSAVEALCTHVLKYHTLRNVLYMAMTEFQTLPEKPDLEFITSKRSQIAFLFGLDDHWGPLQFYEEMKKQVPDASLDVEREGHTHAFSCTAAGSIWVAQHVSSLIRNHTQLAKSS, encoded by the exons ATGGGCAGTGAAAGCAAGAGTTTGATCGAGAACAAGAAAAGTGCTAATTACAGACTTGCCAATATTTCAGG ATTTAAGACGGATTTATTGGAGATTAATAGCAATGAGCCTAAGTTACATGTGTTGTTAATCCCAGGCAACCCAG GTGTTGTGTCATTTTACACAGAATTTTTGGAGTCATTGTATGAGCTATTGGGAGGGACTGCCTCTGTCACAG GTATTAGCCACATATCGCAGTCGAAAAAG GATTGGGAGTCTCGAAGGTTGTTCTCGTTAGAAGAACAAATTGATCACAAG ATAAGCTTTATTGAGCAGGAACTTCAAGATGTTGATATACCTATAATACTG GTTGGCCATTCCATTGGTTCGTATATATCTCTTGAAGTACTTAAGAGATGTCACAGGAAG GTTACATATTGCATTGGTTTGTACCCTTTTTTGGCTGTGAACACTGCATCCTCAACACAGACATTCATTAGAAGACTTGCAAT GTCTCCAGCTCTATGCACTGCAGCTAGTGCCATCGGGGCCTTGTTTGGAGCCCTCCCATCGGAGCTCACAGGATTCCTTGTAAAAATATCCGTTGGGAAGTCATGGTCTTCTTCCGCTGTTGAGGCTCTATGCACACACGTTCTGAAG TATCATACGCTACGAAATGTGCTGTATATGGCAATGACCGAATTTCAGAca CTACCAGAAAAACCAGATTTGGAATTCATCACGAGCAAAAGAAGCCAGattgcttttctttttggcCTCGATGATCACTGGGGTCCTTTACAATTTTATGAAGAG ATGAAAAAACAAGTACCCGATGCAAGTCTTGACGTTGAACGCGAGGGTCATACTCACGCTTTCTCCTGCACTGCAGCTGGCTCGATATGGGTTGCTCAGCACGTCTCGAGTTTGATCAGGAACCACACACAACTTGCAAAAAGCAGTTGA